A genomic stretch from Halichoerus grypus chromosome 5, mHalGry1.hap1.1, whole genome shotgun sequence includes:
- the SDR16C5 gene encoding epidermal retinol dehydrogenase 2, with protein MASNLKSAKKLMVFLGKSMIAFLETLIFIIIPRPRKNVAGEIVLITGSGSGLGRFLALKFAHLGSVLVLWDINEEGNEDTCRMVREAGAPRVYAYTCDCSQKENVYRVAEQVKKEVGDVSILINNAGIVTGKSFLDCPDELMEKAFDVNFKAHLWTYKFFLPAMIANEHGHLVCISSLAGLTGVNKLADYCASKFAAFGFAESIFIETMAQKLKGIKTTIVCPFFMKTGMFEGCSTVHPFLLPVLEPEYVADKIVDAILEEKIYLNLPRFLSFLMFLKSILPVKVSVLLADYLGALNVMDGFVGKNKKN; from the exons ATGGCTTCCAACCTGAAGTCAGCCAAGAAATTGATGGTTTTCTTAGGAAAATCAATGATTGCTTTTCTGGAGACGTTGATTTTCATCATCATCCCCAGACCACGGAAGAACGTTGCTGGTGAAATCGTGCTCATCACTGGCTCCGGGAGCGGACTGGGAAGGTTCTTGGCCCTCAAATTTGCCCACCTTGGATCCGTGCTGGTTCTCTGGGATATCAACGAGGAGGGGAACGAGGACACATGCAGGATGGTGCGGGAAGCTGGGGCCCCAAGAGTTTATGCCTACACTTGTGACTGCAGCCAAAAGGAAAACGTATACAGAGTGGCCGAGCAG GTTAAAAAAGAAGTTGGCGATGTCTCCATCCTAATCAACAATGCCGGAATTGTGACAGGCAAAAGTTTCCTCGACTGCCCAGATGAGCTGATGGAAAAGGCTTTCGATGTGAATTTCAAAGCACATTTATGg ACTTATAAGTTCTTTCTACCTGCTATGATCGCTAATGAGCATGGACATTTGGTTTGCATTTCAAGTTTAGCTGGATTAACTGGAGTAAATAAACTGGCAG aTTACTGTGCAAGTAAATTTGCAGCCTTCGGATTTGCTGAATCTATATTTATAGAAACAATGGCCCAGAAACTAAAGGGGATAAAAACCACTATTGTGTGCCCATTTTTTATGAAAACTGGAATGTTTGAAGGTTGTTCTACTGT CCATCCTTTTCTGTTACCAGTTCTGGAACCAGAGTATGTAGCTGACAAGATAGTAGATGCCAtcctggaagagaaaatatacttaaatttGCCAAGGTTTTTGTCCttcttgatgtttttaaaaag TATCTTGCCTGTCAAGGTGTCAGTTCTTCTGGCTGACTATCTGGGCGCCCTGAATGTAATGGATGGCTTTGTTGGCAAGAACAAGAAAAACTAA